The Falco biarmicus isolate bFalBia1 chromosome 1, bFalBia1.pri, whole genome shotgun sequence DNA segment CGGGGCGCACTGCcgccacagcctgccccgcctCCTTCCCCGCCTCCTTCCCCGCCTCCTTCCCCGCCTCCTTCCCCGCCTCCTTCCCCGCCTCCTTCCCCGCCTCCTTCCCCGCCTCCTTCCCCGCCTCCTTCCCCGCCTCCTTCCCCGCCTCCTTCCCCGCCTCCCTGCCCTGTCGCCCCCTGGCGGCGGGTGTGGCGGAGGCGGTTTGCGGCCGTTaggcggcgggggggctgccctCAGCCGGGAGGGGCTTCGCGAGTGCCGGCCCGGGTCGGAGGAGGTTGGCGGGAGCCCGAAAATAAGCGGGGGGGAGCGAGAAAAGGTTTGCCGTGAGGGGGCGCGGGCTGTCTGTGCCCGAGGGCCGGTgcggggggcagcgcgggcCGTGGGCGGGCTGCAGGCCACCGGCCGGCGGTTGTCGCGGGGCGTTCTCTTGGCAGTGGGCTCGGAGCCGTGCGGCCTGAGGCTCTGCTGCTGCGGGCCTGAGGGTCACGGGGACTTGGTTTGGTGTGAAAGAAGCGAAGGGCCGTGGAGGACAAAGGTGGCTCATTTGTATCTGTGGAGACCTGGGAGAGCCTGTTGCTCAAAAGGTACTTGGTTTTTCCCTAGCTTTGATTGACCAGGGAATACAGGCTTATTACTCCTATTgcgggtttttttcctcccaagtAACAACTCCAAAGAGTATGGCTCTGTTgtgttaaaatacaaattacatATTGCTGCTGCATTGGAACAATGCCTTATGCTCCCTCTCTTATGTGGTTAACAAACAAGGtcctttgctgtctttttctaAGAGCAGTAGAAATGCTacagttttttcccttttcagacTAGGGAGGGTACAGCGATACATTTCAAAGAAGTTCTCTCACCACAGGCAGCTTTTTGGGACCTGTGTAGCTAAGAGTGTTTagaattatttggaaaatacataCAGGTCTGACAGTATTTATAGACAGTGTAAGATGGATCACTTGACATTGCTGAGGGGTGGAGGACTTAGACAAGATGACTTACAGAGGTCCTTCCCAATTATATTATTCcacatttcaaacaaaaataagagtAGCATACTCAGTGCTGGTAAGAACAAAATAGGAAGGAGGATATTCCAGTATGACATTGCTGCAACAAGAAGGCAAGAAATTGCAAGAGTTGTTGCGGTAATTCTGTAAAAGAAGACATCAGTCATGATGGAGAAGGCAGACTGAGGTTTTGCttctaacaaaaagaaaaattgccaACAAAATACTGGTTGGTTGGCTGTGCTTTTAGTCTGCTAGGACAGTAAGAACTGTAGTTACTGGTGTGCAAGACCTCTTGATTCATCTCTTCCAGCTACCTGAAAACCACCCAAAAGATTGGTCTTTCTGGTGAGTCAGTGCTCCCCATTTTTATCACCAAGGAATTGTCTTCATGCAGGTCACCTTTTTGTATGTGGTCTGTGCAAAGGGCTGACACCTGAGATGCAAGATCCTCTTCCTGTGCCTGGGGAGCTGATGGCAGCTTGACAGTGGAAGCAGATGTGTGGGCTGATTTCAAGCACTCGTGCTTACTTTGTTACAGTCAAGGACTTCCTGCTTTTTCAGGCCTTgttgcagaaaaccaaaatcattATGCCAGTGTGTGAGATGATGGTGTCCTTGTATGCTTAACACTGCACTTTTCTGGTTATCACACATCAAAAAGGGCATTATACACCTAAGTAAGGCAAAGGGTAAGGTGGTAAGATTAAGAGCTTGGACAGTTTTTAGTGGGATACAGAATGGCTTCCATATGTATATGAGTAACTAAATAGACCTGAAAGAGGATATAGCAGAAAGCATAAGATACAGAAGAGTAAGGGGGCAGTAAGGGGAAGGTATGAGGACAAATGCATAGTATTATCTaatcagaaagcaaattaaGAACAAAAGGAAGTACTTTTCCACAAATAATAAAACTCATTGCCTCAGGATGTTATGGAGACAGTATAATTGGGTTcaaaaaggatttatttaaatgtatgcaAAAGAAGTTCATTACTATTAGCTTGGATTCTGCCTCTGGCTCCTCAGGAAATCTGGAAACAGCTGATTGGTTTCTAGAGgttgcagaataaaaaaattgttctacagaagtattttctttttactgtccTTCATAAACATATAAGTTAGCTACTTCAGAATAATTGAATGTTTCAaaagccttctttttttttttttttttcttcaaaggcagaaacaaaaaaagctagGGCTAGTGGTAAAGCATAGTATTATACAGTGTAACTTAGTatgaaaacattgtaaataaAATAGTATCAAATCATGCTCGCTGATGTTTGCAATGTGGTTGTTCAACACAGATACTTAGGATGGAGTGAGACCTTGAGGCTAAATAACTGTAGTACAAAAATAGTGCTTGTAAGAACAATGTAATTACAAATACTACCATTGGCTTTGAATAAAGAGCTGAATGATAAATTAtggctttttttatatataaatcaCATATTTCATCGACTGAACTGTTTTCATAACACTAGCATTGAAATGCTAGATTACATACATAATTTTTGCTAGTTCAGAAATCATGAAGAACTAACTTGCATTTGTAGAAGTGGTGTCTAACAGTGcaagtattattattttttttggtgtatacaaaataaatcagtaattCTGTAATCTGGTattgcaaaatgaaatgctaCACAATAATAAGGTCTGCGATGTTGACAAGAACAGTGGTTACTGTCTTGCTATACTAGACCTGAAAATTCATGGTGTATTTGCaatttgtgaattatttttgcagatggTCAAGGTTTGCGCCATTTTTGAGGATCACAAGGAACAGGAAAAGCTGTTGCAGTATCACTGGCACAGAAAGGCTGCCACCTGGCGATTATTGCTGGAAATCTGGAAGTAGCCCAAACCACTGCACGTAATCTTGGTGGTAAGTGTGCCGCATTGTGGTTATTTCTTCACTGTCCTGTGCTTAAGTAACCTGTAAAAGTGGTAAGTCattaaataaactatttttttatttttaaataaacgtTGTTTAActacatgaaaatgaaaataaaggctgagaaatttgaaagaaaagctgtatcAGTACAGTTAGGTTTTCACAAGATTCTTTTGGAAAGTTGTGTTACCTATTCTATCTGCAAGATAGGAATTGTAAGATGAAGGGAATTGTTCAAGGTCACAAGGAAGCGGTATGAACTGAGTCATCCTTGGCTCCTGACCGTGCCAGAACTGAGACCAGCCTGCCCATGAGGCATGAGCCTGCTCATGCTGAACTTCTGATTTCAAAAGGCCAAAAATATAAACCAAGAAATTGTGACATAACTAATACATCAATACTATACTtgaaaattgttcttatttaaTTCTCTGGAGATTAAACGGGTTCCTCAAGTTATAACTAGTTCaacatctgtttttaaaattgagtTATAAATTCTGAAGAATGTTTATGAATGGTGTACCATCTTTCACTATGATTATGACATGCCTTTATTTCAATACAGGAGGACACCTGGCACTTAGCTGTGATGTATCCAGCAAACAAGGATTTGAGGAGATGCAAAGGAAGTTAGGTCCTGTTGACTATTTGGTTAATGCAGCTGGGATTAACAGGTTAGTTATTTGTTACATAATTATATGTAATTCTAGATGACAGCATCTTATTGTAAGGTGCTAAGGGCCTTTGCATTTAGTAAGAGTATTATTAATGAGTGCATCTGAAAACAGTATTAAGCACTCACTGATATTTTGTTCCTGATGACAGTAGAATTCTAAGAGATGATACAGCTTTCACTGTAGTTTCTTCATTCCAAGTTTACGAGTTTCCTCTCTActcctctttctttcacttttcccCCCTGAAGTGATACAAAACAGTGTTTGATACCTCTCTGCAAAGGAGGCTTTGTTGTCAGATGTATAACTaacttttttcttgctctgtgtCATCCTTGCAATGTCATCATTTTGAATGCTATAATGTATAGAACCATATAAATCCCTATTAATATCCCATTCATCGCTCACATTTTATTAGGAGTACATATGGTCACTGGGGTTGTTCATGGagttcttttggggttttttgtctgtttgttagGGATGGTTTGTTACTGAGAACCAAGACTGAAGATATGATAGCCCAGATTCACACTAACCTTTTGGGAACAATGTTGACATGCAAATCTGCTGTAAAAAACATTATTCAACACCAGGGGGAGGTGCTATTGTCAATACAGGTAAGTTGCTTGTCTAATCCAGTGGAATTCAATGTACTAGTTTTCTAGAAAGCATTAGCAGGTGTAAGGTATTAAAATGTTACTTGTTATGAttaaatttctttgtatttagaCATTCTATATTTAGCGTTTCTTTATGAATGCTTATTCTTTTGTGTAATTTCAGCAACTTCTAAATGTAAACCCAGCTTGTTTCACTAATAAACACCTCAGagtttatattttattgaaaaaatgaTTTTACCATTCTTCATCAGCTCTTTCAGTAGCTAAATCTACTAACTGCTAGTTACTAGGAATCAAATAGGTACAGTTggcttgttggtttttttggggttgttttgttttggttttttctgtggGAGCATATGTTTTtagaaagcttttcattttactctcctgctgcctgctgatCAACATAATTATATGGATTCCACAAAAATTGCAGATAATTGAGGGATTTGCTTATCCCAGCATTAGGCTATAAAGTACACTTAGTAATAAATATACTTCTAATTCCTGTTCATGTAATCTCATTTTCCATTccacatttaaaattacaaagctAGTACGAGGTTTCAAATTAGgcatttaatcttttcttctctttgatgtttctttattttaggAAGTATTGTAGGACTTAAAGGCAACTCTGGTCAAAGTGTATATAGTGCTAACAAAGCAGGATTAGTTGGATTTTCACGCTCTCTTGCtaaaaaagtagcaaaaaagcaaatttgAGTCAACATGGTTGCTCCAGGTTAGTTTTGGCGAAATTGCTAGATCCTTGACTGTTGCAATACGTGCTCATCAAGAGCATTGGATATTTGCTGTACTCTGAATGTAACTTGAGACAAATGtctattattttcttcaacCTTTGTAAGTAAATgctttaaatctcttttttttttttttttttcaatgtaaagTGTAATACATTATTTTACAAAACCTTCAGTCTTCTTAAGGCAACACTGAGAAATTTGGAAGAGTGTGTCTACCTGTTCCTCTGTCCATTATTACAGAAtaaatgttttgtggttttttctttgttgctccTTCAAAACCTGCTGCCCTTGCAGATGGAAGTATTAGAACTAATTAGACCCTTGTCTCCTGCTAGAGGATGCTTCTTTGTTAttagaaaaacatgaaagacCACAAGAAGCTGGCATGAAAGCGTCCCTGTCTGTCCCTGTAGTAAAAGGAGAGAGTCTGGAAAGAAAGTTCAGTGAGGACAAGGCTGTGATTTCACAAGTTGATCTAGTCCAAGCAAACAACTGCCCTGAGGGAAAAAtcccttctgtcttttctgacTTTTTCCACTCACAACTGTGTACTCTGCTGCTCACCTTGTGCTAGCTCTGATGCCTTTCAGACCTCTACATGAACCAGTTCACCTTGTGAACTAggcaggaaaaatactttttattgtTTAGTGAATTGAGCAGCTCACAGAAGGGTCCAGAGCAATCATAAAGGGGCAGAGTGGTACAGtagaaagcaaaactgagacTTTCGCTCTTGGTGGTACCTAGAAAGCAGATAAGATCAGCTGTTCATGAAACTGCAGTTTATGTGAAGAGCGGTAGGAAAACTGAATCCCAGataactgaaaatgttaaagaaatGTCCTTCAAAAATGTCAAGAAATATTATCTTCAAATGAGTGCTGTAATAGAAATTACGTAAGTGTTGTCGTAAGTTCTAAAATATAATGGAAACACTTGCAAGCTGTAGGGGTTTCTTGCCAGAGATTTTGTACTTGTGTTTTCATTGACAATGTTTTGGTGAAATGTgtgtattttgtctttcagaaaattGATACTAAATATGATTTTGGGACCCATTTttagttatctttttttttgatGGACTTCCATAGATCTCTGCATTTTGATTATTACATCAGTGCTTTCAAAACTAGAACACGTTATATTGGTTAGGTAAAAAATTGGTCTTAGCCATAAAATGATGTGGATTGACTTCTGAGACTTCGAAAAATGGTAGCTGATGTGGAATCCTAGTAGTAGATTTCACTTTGGAGGATTTCAGGGAAAATCCACTAGGGAAATATAGTTGAAGATTAGGTAACTCTTCAAATATCTCTCCTCTCTTAGGCTTTA contains these protein-coding regions:
- the LOC130148525 gene encoding LOW QUALITY PROTEIN: 3-oxoacyl-[acyl-carrier-protein] reductase-like (The sequence of the model RefSeq protein was modified relative to this genomic sequence to represent the inferred CDS: inserted 1 base in 1 codon); protein product: MVKVCAIFXGSQGTGKAVAVSLAQKGCHLAIIAGNLEVAQTTARNLGGGHLALSCDVSSKQGFEEMQRKLGPVDYLVNAAGINRDGLLLRTKTEDMIAQIHTNLLGTMLTCKSAVKNIIQHQGEVLLSIQALFTQG